A portion of the Parambassis ranga chromosome 22, fParRan2.1, whole genome shotgun sequence genome contains these proteins:
- the cox16 gene encoding cytochrome c oxidase assembly protein COX16 homolog, mitochondrial: MSVIMFNLRRLQKNRTVRYGLPMLLLVVGGSFGLREFTQIRYDAQRIKKKLDPSLEAKVNTQKQSVMLEEEYEKLKQVNLDEWKNIRGPRPWEDSKEFQDQQRSNLSKTE; this comes from the exons ATGTCAGTGATCATGTTTAATTTAAGGAGGCTTCAGAAAAACAGAACGGTCAGATATGGACTCCCCATGCTT TTGCTGGTAGTCGGTGGTTCCTTTGGCCTGCGAGAGTTTACACAAATCCGATATGATGCCCAGAGGAtcaaaaaaaag tTGGATCCCTCACTGGAGGCTAAAGTGAACACCCAGAAGCAgtcggtcatgctggaggaggagTATGAG AAGTTAAAGCAGGTGAACTTGGACGAATGGAAGAACATCCGTGGTCCTCGTCCCTGGGAGGACTCCAAAGAGTTCCAGGACCAGCAGCGCAGCAATCTGAGCAAAACGGAGTGA